One Lagenorhynchus albirostris chromosome 7, mLagAlb1.1, whole genome shotgun sequence genomic window, tgggttgcctcaggccagacaaccaacagggagggaactcaggtCCATCCATCAGttgacaagtggattaaagttttactgagctctgcccacaaaagcaacacccagctctacccaccaccagtcccttccatcaggaagctggcacaagcctcttagatagcctcatccaccagaggacagacagcagaagcaagaagaactacagtcctgcagcctgtggaacgaaaaccacattcacagaaagataacaaaatgaaaaggcagaggactatgtaccagatgaaggaacaagataaaactccagaaaaacaactaaataaagtggaggtaggcaaccttcgagaaaaagaattcagaataatgatagtgaagatgatccaggaccttggaaaaagaatggaggcaaagattgagaagatgaaagaaatgtttaacaaagacctagaagaattaaagaacaaacacctagaagaattaaagaacaagcaaacagagatgaataatacaataactgaaatgaaaactacactagaaggaaccaatagcagaataactgagtcagaagaatggataagtgacctggaagacagaatggtggaattcacggctgtggaacagaataaagaatgaaaagaggcaGTAGAAGGAGGTCCGCGAGCTGCGTGGGCTTGTGCCTAGGCGCCTGTGGTTCGGGGCCTTGTTCTGGCACCAGGGGCGCTGGGTTGGTGACTTTGGCACTCTTGGCATTGGGTGGGCGGCATCTTGGGGGTCACATGAGCCAGTGGCATCATGCCCGCGAGCGCTGTGGTCAGGGTCACGGATTTTCTGGATGTTCGTCGGCTAAGAGGAAGGGTGGAAAGCACATCCTGGAAAGGTGGAAAGACTATCTCCCAGTTGGACAGCGGATGCCTGGGACTCGTTTCATTGCTTtcaaagttcctttaaaaaagagTTTTGGAAAGAATCTTGCTCCAGAAGAATGTTTTCCCCCTtgtatctttttaaacaaaatccaagaacagaatgaagaacTTGGGCTGATTATTGACTTAACATATACTTGCCCCAATTATAAGCCAGAGGACTTACCAGAAACTATTCCTTATTTAAGAATTTGTACAATTGGGCATCAGATGCCAGGTGATGAcactatttttaaattccaatgtGCTGTTAATgggtttttgaaagaaaataaagataatgacaGACTTATTGGTGTCCACTGTACCCACGGTTTAAACAGGACTGGCTACCTCATCTGCAGGACAAGCCTTGATCTTGCATTCTTACCCTCATGGATGTTACTTTCTGTCAACTTCCAGCAGCAGGAGTCTTCTTTTCAGTGCTTGATGCTTCACAAAATAGACTCTGCCCATTGGAAGCAAATACCAGAGAGCTAGGAGACAGAGTTGGTTGCAAACCTTTCCTCTTCCAGCCTTTGGTTGCAATTCTTTTGCCCATACTTTGCTACCTCTAGTTCCTTGGGCCACACAGGTATCCTGCCATCCAGCTCTTTTATATGTGAGAGACATTCTGAATACTGTCCCTTTTTCTTTGCACAGAAGTATATACAGTGTGGCAGTTACTGTAATCTCCTCGCCCTTGCAAGCAGCCACTCTAGAATCTTGGACCTCTAGGATTCTCTGTCTTGCATGCTTGTGTGCAAGAccaagcaaaatgaagaagagaataattagagaaagaagaggacattcatggagaattgggagcagATAAGGTGAAAGGGCACAGGAGAAAAGAGATTCATGTAGATTTTTTGGTTATTGTGGGAAACAAGTTGACACACTTTGGCCTCATTTTGTATTACCAGAACAGATAGTTATAGATATATTTAAGTAGCTAGATAGTGCAGCAACTGCCATGAATTCTGTACACTAAAGAGAACAgtcttacatatatttttcattttgttttatgtcaTATTACCTTATTAATAGCATTCACTGGTATGTTTGTAGAATACAGATTTTTGCTCTGGTTTTATCTACATGGTTATTTCCTTGTCATATTTTTAAGGACTCCAACATTGTAAGACATATTGCATGTTTTTCTGTTGAC contains:
- the LOC132522647 gene encoding RNA/RNP complex-1-interacting phosphatase-like produces the protein MSQWHHARERCGQGHGFSGCSSAKRKGGKHILERWKDYLPVGQRMPGTRFIAFKVPLKKSFGKNLAPEECFPPCIFLNKIQEQNEELGLIIDLTYTCPNYKPEDLPETIPYLRICTIGHQMPGDDTIFKFQCAVNGFLKENKDNDRLIGVHCTHGLNRTGYLICRTSLDLAFLPSWMLLSVNFQQQESSFQCLMLHKIDSAHWKQIPES